A genomic region of Melanotaenia boesemani isolate fMelBoe1 chromosome 13, fMelBoe1.pri, whole genome shotgun sequence contains the following coding sequences:
- the LOC121651539 gene encoding protein-L-isoaspartate O-methyltransferase domain-containing protein 2 has translation MGGAVSAGEDNDDLIDNLKEAYYIRSDLVERAFRAIDRADYYLDEYRDNAYKDLAWRHGNIHLSAPCIYSEVMEALDLQPGLSFLNLGSGTGYLSTMVGLILGPFGVNHGIELHADVMEYAYQKLDTFIKTSDSFDKFEFCEPSFVVGNCLDIPLESRQYDRVYCGAGVQKEHEDYMKNLLKVGGILVMPLEEKLTKITRTGLNSWETKKIISVSFAPLVLPKYSTNGKPKTVPLPKYEVRTLQELARICIRHTLRVTTDSGDSHSRGRGSSFSVGRGLAVAGLHKYGPRFKRRRVHRRHCNALVLATRQVVASSGIGPSPLDSNNNQEGRMEDEEAAGEREGRRQMRGSRRARRGAGRELVEEEETVEEEEEEEEQEGEEEEKETGELLRPQPAVNVLRERILGLPLPEPLKMYLLYYREK, from the exons ATGGGCGGAGCTGTGAGTGCCGGTGAGGACAATGACGACTTGATTGACAACCTGAAGGAGGCATATTACATCCGTTCAGACCTGGTGGAGCGAGCTTTCCGAGCTATAGACAGGGCCGACTATTACCTGGATGAATACAGGGACAACGCTTACAAG GACTTGGCGTGGCGGCACGGAAACATCCACCTGTCTGCTCCATGTATCTACTCTGAGGTGATGGAGGCATTGGATCTCCAGCCTGGCCTCTCTTTCCTCAACCTGGGCAGCGGGACAGGATACCTCAGCACCATGGTCGGGCTCATACTGG GACCGTTTGGTGTGAATCATGGGATTGAGTTACACGCAGACGTGATGGAGTACGCCTACCAGAAGTTAGACACCTTCATCAAAACCAGCGACAGCTTTGACAA GTTTGAGTTCTGCGAGCCTTCCTTTGTGGTGGGGAACTGCCTGGACATCCCTCTGGAGAGCCGACAGTATGACCGGGTGTACTGTGGGGCTGGGGTGCAGAAAGAACACGAGGACTACATGAAGAACCTGCTGAAGGTGGGGGGCATCCTGGTCATGCCTCTTGAGGAAAAG TTGACTAAGATCACCCGTACCGGCCTGAACAGCTGGGAGACTAAAAAGATCATCTCCGTGTCCTTTGCCCCCCTGGTGCTGCCCAAATACAGCACAAATGGTAAACCCAAGACAGTCCCACTAC CCAAGTACGAGGTCCGGACTCTCCAGGAACTGGCTCGTATCTGCATCCGCCACACCCTCAGGGTGACCACAGACAGTGGAGACAGCCACTCGCGTGGCCGAGGTTCCTCCTTCAGCGTGGGCAGAGGCCTGGCGGTGGCAGGGCTCCATAAGTACGGTCCTCGCTTCAAGCGCCGGCGAGTCCACCGCCGCCACTGCAACGCCCTCGTGCTGGCCACCCGGCAGGTGGTGGCCAGCAGCGGGATCGGCCCCTCTCCCCTggacagcaacaacaaccagGAGGGACGGATGGAGGACGAGGAGGCGGCGGGAGAAAGGGAGGGGAGGCGGCAGATGAGAGGGAGCAGGAGAGCCAGGAGAGGAGCCGGACGGGAGCTGGTGGAAGAAGAGGAGacggtggaggaggaggaggaagaggaggagcaggagggggaagaagaggagaaggaaaCCGGGGAGCTGCTCCGACCCCAGCCAGCCGTGAACGTACTGAGAGAGAGGATCCTGGGCCTGCCGCTGCCCGAGCCCCTGAAGATGTACCTGTTGTACTACAGAGAGAAATGA